A section of the Campylobacter lanienae NCTC 13004 genome encodes:
- a CDS encoding sulfite exporter TauE/SafE family protein, which yields MDLATILTTIALAISFSLSHCIGMCGGFVVAYNIKLNQKSKSTQFILLLSYHLSRVLAYMILGILFGLFGSAALLSGANRGLVIFFAGVILIILAFGLFKRGKLLSYIENQKLSYLIIPLFAKFRQKNSLISFLILGFLNGLLPCGVVYYFLAVSLGSGSLINGAMIMAIFGLSTIPVMMGVGGILSALSAKFKNYLNLISFIIMLGYGIYFLYLGFMLLK from the coding sequence ATGGATTTAGCCACGATCCTTACTACTATTGCACTTGCGATTAGCTTTAGCTTGTCGCATTGTATCGGTATGTGTGGTGGATTTGTGGTAGCTTATAATATCAAACTTAATCAAAAATCAAAATCAACTCAATTCATCTTACTACTTAGTTATCATCTTAGCAGAGTTTTGGCATATATGATTTTAGGTATTTTATTTGGGCTTTTTGGCTCGGCTGCTCTTTTGAGCGGTGCTAATAGGGGGTTGGTTATCTTTTTTGCTGGGGTGATTTTGATTATTTTGGCTTTTGGGCTTTTTAAAAGAGGTAAGCTGCTATCTTATATCGAAAATCAGAAATTAAGCTATTTAATTATCCCTTTATTTGCCAAATTCAGACAAAAAAATAGCCTTATATCGTTTTTGATTTTAGGATTTTTAAATGGGCTTTTGCCTTGCGGAGTTGTATATTATTTTTTGGCTGTTTCGCTTGGGAGTGGCTCTTTGATAAATGGTGCGATGATTATGGCTATTTTTGGTCTTAGCACAATTCCTGTGATGATGGGAGTCGGTGGTATTTTGTCTGCTTTGAGTGCTAAATTTAAAAATTATTTAAATTTAATCTCTTTTATAATTATGCTTGGGTATGGAATTTATTTTTTATATTTAGGATTTATGTTACTTAAATAA